One part of the Halopenitus persicus genome encodes these proteins:
- the tmk gene encoding dTMP kinase → MLLTLEGLDGSGKTTVWEALRADRPDAVFTREPTDSWYGDAVYRSIADDDADPLAELFLYTADHANHLSSTIEPALAAGEVVVSDRYCDSRYAYQAATLADSRIDRPLEYVRGIHRPFTREPDVTVYLDLDAETAADRAGSTNKFERREYLARVRANYERLIESDPDRFVRVDATQPPAAVLERVESILEERT, encoded by the coding sequence ATGCTCCTCACGCTCGAGGGCCTCGACGGCAGCGGAAAGACCACCGTCTGGGAGGCCCTCCGCGCCGACCGACCCGACGCGGTGTTCACCCGCGAGCCGACCGACAGCTGGTACGGCGACGCCGTCTACCGGTCGATCGCCGACGACGACGCCGATCCGCTGGCCGAGCTGTTCTTATATACCGCCGACCACGCGAACCACCTCTCGAGCACGATCGAGCCCGCGCTCGCGGCCGGCGAGGTCGTCGTCTCGGACCGATACTGCGACTCGCGGTACGCCTACCAGGCCGCGACCCTGGCCGACTCCCGGATCGACCGGCCGCTCGAGTACGTGCGGGGGATCCATCGGCCGTTCACCCGCGAACCCGACGTCACCGTCTACCTCGATCTCGACGCGGAGACGGCGGCCGACCGGGCGGGTTCGACGAACAAGTTCGAGCGTCGCGAGTATCTCGCGCGGGTCAGGGCCAACTACGAGCGGCTGATCGAGTCAGATCCCGATCGGTTCGTCCGGGTCGACGCCACGCAGCCGCCCGCGGCGGTCCTCGAGCGCGTGGAGTCGATACTCGAGGAGCGAACGTGA
- a CDS encoding Lrp/AsnC ligand binding domain-containing protein, with protein MVRAYVLVDTDVGSSPGLIDTIREMEGVETAHVIAGDWDVMVVFEVSEVYQVLSTTTTAIQELDGVLDTKTYVALDE; from the coding sequence ATGGTACGGGCATACGTGTTGGTCGACACCGACGTGGGATCCTCGCCGGGCCTCATCGACACGATCCGTGAGATGGAGGGCGTCGAGACCGCACACGTCATCGCCGGCGACTGGGACGTGATGGTCGTGTTCGAGGTGTCGGAGGTCTATCAGGTGCTGTCGACCACCACCACCGCCATCCAGGAACTGGACGGCGTTCTCGACACGAAGACGTACGTTGCCCTCGACGAGTGA